The Buchnera aphidicola (Brachycaudus cardui) genomic sequence TACCTTGACGGGTAGATGCTGAATAAGCAATAACAACTTGATGAATTAGAGCTTTATTAAAATCACGACCAAAAATGACTTCAGAAACACTAAGAACACTTTGTATGTCTTTAACTACTAATTCCATGCTTTACTCCTCACTGCTCTCAAACCTTAATAGCTGGTTTAACGATAAGATCACTACCGGTGGCACCGGGAACCGCACCTTTTACTAAAAGAAGACTTTTATCTTTATCAAGATGTACTATATTCAAATTTTGTATAGTTACGCGACTATTTCCTAATTGTCCTGCCATTTTTTTTCCTTTAAATACTCTACCTGGAGTTTGATTTTGACCAATAGAACCAGGTACCCTATGAGATAAAGAGTTCCCATGAGTTGCATCTTGAGTATGAAAATTCCAACGTTTGACTGTTCCAGAAAAACCTTTTCCCTTAGAAATACCTGTAACATCAACTTTTTTTATATTATGAAAAATATTAATATTAATTTTTTGACCCACTTGAAAACTTTCATTGGAATCAATTTTAAATTCCCATAAACCACGACCAGGGGTTACGCCTGACTTTAAAAAATGACCTGCTTTTGGCTTTATTAATCTATTTGATTTTTTTATACCAGTAGTTACTTGAACAGCGCAGTAGAGGTCAGTATTCATGTTTTTTACTTGTGTAACTCGATTTTCTTGAAGTTCAATTACTGTAACCGGGATTGAAGATCCTTCTTTAGTAAAAATTCGAGTCATACCTAGTTTTTTACCAACTAAACCAATCATTCTTTTTGATACCTTAATCATGTATATCTAATTAACCTAAACTAATTTGAACATCTACGCCGGCAGCAAGATCTAGACGCATCAGTGCATCAACAGTTTTTTCAGTAGGTTCTACTATATCAATTAAACGCTTATGTGTACGAATTTCATATTGATCACGTGCATCCTTATTTACATGTGGAGAAACTAAAATAGTAAAACGTTCTTTACGAGTTGGAAGAGGAATTGGGCCACGTACTTGTGCACCAGTTCTTTTTGCTGTTTCAACAATTTCTGTAGTTGATTGATCAATTAATCTATGATCAAAAGCTTTTAAACGAATCCGAATTCTTTGGTTCTGCATTAGACCAGAACTCCAATTTATATACATACAGTAAAAATTCGATCTTCTCTCAATGAAATTATTCAAGAGTAGATGTAATTGATAAAAATATATAACTCCTATATTAGGAGTATTTTATAGACAAAATTATAGTCTATTTAAAGAAATTTAAAATTTTTATAATAAATTTTTATCTTTAAAAAAATAAAAATATTGTATATTAAAAAAAAATAACAGCATATTATCTATATAATCAAGAAAAGAGCATTTTATACTCTTTTCTTAATAAACTCAACTATATCAGCATAAAAAATATATTTTAAACATAGAATTATTAAATTAAAACTTTAGAAACTACACCAGCTCCAACAGTACGTCCTCCTTCACGTATAGCAAATCGCAATCCATCAGCCATAGCAATAGGATTAATTAAAGTAACAGTCATTTTAATATTATCTCCTGGCATAACCATTTCAACACCCTCAGGTAATTCAATGGAACCGGTTACATCAGTAGTTCTAAAATAAAACTGAGGACGATATCCCTTAAAAAATGGAGTATGACGCCCACCTTCTTCTTTGGATAAAACATAAACTTCAGACTCAAATGTTGTATGTGGATGAATGCTACCTGGTTTTGCTAAAACTTGACCTCTTTCAATTTCATCGCGTTTTGTACCACGAAGTAACACACCTACATTTTCTCCAGCACGACCTTCATCTAACAGTTTTCTAAACATTTCTACGCCTGTACAAGTGGTTTTAGTTGTTTTTTTTATGCCTACAATCTCCACTTCTTCACCCACTTTAATTATCCCTTTTTCTACGCGTCCTGTTACCACTGTACCTCTTCCTGATATAGAGAAAACATCTTCTATAGGTAGTAAAAAAGGTTGATCTACTGCTCGTTTCGGTTCAGGAATATAACTGTCTAAAAACTTAGATAAATCAATAATTTTTGACTCCCATTCAGGATCTCCTTCTAACGCTTTTAGAGCTGAACCACGAATAATAGGAGTATCGTCTCCAGGAAAATCGTATTGTGTCAATAAATCACGCACTTCCATTTCTACTAATTCAAGTAATTCTTCATCATCTACCATATCACATTTATTAAGAAAGACAACAATATAAGGAACTCCGACTTGTCTACCAAGTAAAATATGCTCTCGTGTTTGTGGCATCGGACCATCAGTTGCTGCAACAACTAGAATAGCACCATCCATTTGAGCAGCACCAGTAATCATGTTTTTTATATAATCAGCATGACCTGGACAGTCTACATGAGCATAATGCCTGAATTCAGTATCATATTCTACATGAGAAGTATTAATTGTAATACCTCTTGCTTTTTCTTCCGGTGCATTATCAATTTGATCAAAAGCACGTGCAGAACCACCATATTGCTTTGATAGAACAGTTGTAATAGCTGCAGTTAAAGTTGTTTTTCCATGATCTACATGACCAATCGTTCCTACGTTTATATGAGGTTTTAAACGTTTAAATCTTTCTTTAGACATTATTTTATTCCTTAGATAATATATTTTTTATTAATCAAAAATATTGTATACACTATAGAAAAAAACTTCTACTTTTCTCTTCTTTCAATAATAGCACTAGAAATATTAGATGGTGCTTCTACATATTTTAAAAATTCCATAGAATAAGATGCTCTACCTTGTGTTTGAGAGCGTAAATCAGTAGCATATCCAAACATTTCAGATAAAGGCACAGATGCACTAATAATTTTACCAATTGATAAATCTTGCATACCCTCAATCATACCTCTTCTACGATTTAAGTCGCCTATAACATCTCCCATATAATCATCTGGAGTTTCTACTTCTACTTTCATAATTGGTTCCAACAAAACTGGTTGTGCTTTTTTAAAACCTTTTTTAAATGCTATGGAAGCAGCTAATTTAAAGGCTAATTCTGATGAATCAACATCATGATAAGAACCAAAATACAGTCGTATACCAATGTCTACAACAGGATAACCAGCTAACGGGCCATATTTTAATTGCTCTTGAATTCCTTTATCAATCGCTGAAATATATTCATTAGGTATCACTCCTCCTTTGATGTCATTGATAAATACATATCCTTTTCCTCCTGGATCTAATGGAAATAACTCTATCACAACATGACCGTATTGACCTCTACCCCCTGATTGCTTGATATGCTTTCCTTCAATATTTTCTACTTTATGCAAAATAGTTTCACGATATGCAACCTGAGGTTTTCCAACATTAGCATCTACACTAAATTCTCGCTTCATTCGATCAATAATAATTTCTAAATGTAATTCTCCCATCCCAGAAATTATTGTTTGATTAGATTCTTGATCAGTTTTAACTCGAAAAGATGGATCTTCTTTTGCTAAACGACTTAAAGCTAATCCCATTTTTTCCTGATCAATTTTAGTTTTAGGCTCTACAGAAATTGAGATTACTGGCTCTGGAAACTCCATGCGCTCCAATATAATTGGTTGGTTTAGATCACATAAAGTATCACCAGTAGTAACATCTTTTAATCCAATAGCTGCAGCTATATCACCTGCATATACTTCTTTAATTTCCTCTCTTTTATTAGCATGCATTTGAACAATTCTACCAAATCTCTCTCTTTGAGATTTCACTGAATTAAATACAGTATCCCCAGATTTTACTACTCCAGAATATACACGGAAAAAAGTCAAATTTCCTACAAAAGGATCGTTAGCAATTTTAAAAGCTAAAGCCGAAAAAGGAGCTGTATCATTTGAAGTTCGAATAACAGGAGTATTTACATTATTATTTACAATACCTTTGATATCTTGAATATCATCAGGAGCTGGTAAATATTCAATTATTGCATCTAATAATGCTTGAACTCCTTTATTTTTAAATGCAGAACCACAAGTAATTAAAACAATTTCATCATTTAATGCACGTTTTCGTAATGCAGATTTAATTTCATTTTCAGATAGCTCAATCCCATTTAAATATTTTTCTAAAAGGTCTTCATTTGACTCAACTGCAGATTCAATTAAATTTTGGTGCCATTTTTCTGCTAATGCAATCATTTTGGTAGGAATTTCATTATAAGTAAATGTTAAACCTTGATCAGATTCTGTCCAATGAATAGCTTTCATTTTAATCAAATCTATAATTCCAACAAATTTATCCTCTGCACCAATAGCTAAATGTAACGGAACAGGATTCGCACCTAAACGTGTTTTAATTTGTTCAACTACTTTTAAAAAATTTGCCCCCATACGATCCATTTTATTTACAAACGCTATACGAGGAACATTATATTTATTTGCTTGACGCCATACAGTTTCTGATTGAGGTTGTACACCTCCCACTGCACAATAAACCATAACAGCACCATCTAAAACACGCATAGAACGTTCAACTTCTATAGTAAAATCTACATGTCCCGGTGTATCAATAATATTAATTCTATGAGGTTTAAATTGCTTAGCCATACCACTCCAAAAAGTAGTAGTAGCTGCTGATGTAATAGTAATTCCTCTTTCTTGTTCTTGTTCCATCCAATCCATAGTAGCAGCGCCATCATGAACTTCACCTATCTTATGATTAATTCCTGTATAAAATAAGATCCTTTCAGTCGTAGTTGTTTTCCCTGCATCTATATGAGCACTAATACCAATATTACGATAGCGAGAAATAGGCGTTGTACGAGACATTATCTTTCTCTTGTATTTAGGTTTTAAAAAGTTAGACCTTATGAGTACAATTAAGATAATTGTCTCAATATATAATTCAACACATAGATATATATATACTAAATAAAATTATAAAAATCTTACCAACGATAATGAGCAAATGCTTTATTAGCTTCTGCCATTCGATGTACTTCTTCTCTTTTTTTAACTGCTGCCCCTTTATTTTCTAAAGCATCATAGAGTTCATTAGATAAACGTAAAGACATAGATTTATCTGCACGTTTACGAGCTGATTCTACAATCCAACGCATAGCTAATGCATTACGTCTTACTGGACGTACCTCAACAGGCACTTGGTATGTAGAACCACCAACTCGACGAGACTTAACTTCTACTGTTGGACGTACATGTTCTAAAGCTATTTCAAATGCTTCTAATTCCTTTTTATCTGTACGTTTAGACAAATTCGTTAATGCAGTATAAACAATTACTTCAGCAATAGATTTTTTACCATCTATCATAAGAATATTAATAAACTTAGCTAATAATTCTGAAGAAAACTTTGGATCTGGTAAAATTTTACGAATACTAACAATACGACGACGAGGCATAAAGGCTCCATTTTAATAAATATAGAAAAAATAATATGCATAATACTTTTTTATAATTTTGGTTTTTTAACTCC encodes the following:
- the tuf gene encoding elongation factor Tu — protein: MSKERFKRLKPHINVGTIGHVDHGKTTLTAAITTVLSKQYGGSARAFDQIDNAPEEKARGITINTSHVEYDTEFRHYAHVDCPGHADYIKNMITGAAQMDGAILVVAATDGPMPQTREHILLGRQVGVPYIVVFLNKCDMVDDEELLELVEMEVRDLLTQYDFPGDDTPIIRGSALKALEGDPEWESKIIDLSKFLDSYIPEPKRAVDQPFLLPIEDVFSISGRGTVVTGRVEKGIIKVGEEVEIVGIKKTTKTTCTGVEMFRKLLDEGRAGENVGVLLRGTKRDEIERGQVLAKPGSIHPHTTFESEVYVLSKEEGGRHTPFFKGYRPQFYFRTTDVTGSIELPEGVEMVMPGDNIKMTVTLINPIAMADGLRFAIREGGRTVGAGVVSKVLI
- the rplC gene encoding 50S ribosomal protein L3, which encodes MIGLVGKKLGMTRIFTKEGSSIPVTVIELQENRVTQVKNMNTDLYCAVQVTTGIKKSNRLIKPKAGHFLKSGVTPGRGLWEFKIDSNESFQVGQKININIFHNIKKVDVTGISKGKGFSGTVKRWNFHTQDATHGNSLSHRVPGSIGQNQTPGRVFKGKKMAGQLGNSRVTIQNLNIVHLDKDKSLLLVKGAVPGATGSDLIVKPAIKV
- the rpsG gene encoding 30S ribosomal protein S7, which produces MPRRRIVSIRKILPDPKFSSELLAKFINILMIDGKKSIAEVIVYTALTNLSKRTDKKELEAFEIALEHVRPTVEVKSRRVGGSTYQVPVEVRPVRRNALAMRWIVESARKRADKSMSLRLSNELYDALENKGAAVKKREEVHRMAEANKAFAHYRW
- the rpsJ gene encoding 30S ribosomal protein S10 translates to MQNQRIRIRLKAFDHRLIDQSTTEIVETAKRTGAQVRGPIPLPTRKERFTILVSPHVNKDARDQYEIRTHKRLIDIVEPTEKTVDALMRLDLAAGVDVQISLG
- the fusA gene encoding elongation factor G encodes the protein MSRTTPISRYRNIGISAHIDAGKTTTTERILFYTGINHKIGEVHDGAATMDWMEQEQERGITITSAATTTFWSGMAKQFKPHRINIIDTPGHVDFTIEVERSMRVLDGAVMVYCAVGGVQPQSETVWRQANKYNVPRIAFVNKMDRMGANFLKVVEQIKTRLGANPVPLHLAIGAEDKFVGIIDLIKMKAIHWTESDQGLTFTYNEIPTKMIALAEKWHQNLIESAVESNEDLLEKYLNGIELSENEIKSALRKRALNDEIVLITCGSAFKNKGVQALLDAIIEYLPAPDDIQDIKGIVNNNVNTPVIRTSNDTAPFSALAFKIANDPFVGNLTFFRVYSGVVKSGDTVFNSVKSQRERFGRIVQMHANKREEIKEVYAGDIAAAIGLKDVTTGDTLCDLNQPIILERMEFPEPVISISVEPKTKIDQEKMGLALSRLAKEDPSFRVKTDQESNQTIISGMGELHLEIIIDRMKREFSVDANVGKPQVAYRETILHKVENIEGKHIKQSGGRGQYGHVVIELFPLDPGGKGYVFINDIKGGVIPNEYISAIDKGIQEQLKYGPLAGYPVVDIGIRLYFGSYHDVDSSELAFKLAASIAFKKGFKKAQPVLLEPIMKVEVETPDDYMGDVIGDLNRRRGMIEGMQDLSIGKIISASVPLSEMFGYATDLRSQTQGRASYSMEFLKYVEAPSNISSAIIERREK